TATATACAAGGAAATACAGGTACCCTGCACAGGTGGTCAGCAAGTGAAATGCACTAAAAGAAGAGGTGTAAATCACTGCCATCCATAACATTAAGAACAGATACAACACAAAATTTGAATAACAAGATATATAAAATGCATACATGACAAAATTTCTGCGAGGTTCGGCACAAGGAGCTAGATCAGATTTCCTTGTGATCAATGACATAAATACTCTGACACAGCAGTATGTAAATATTGCAGGTAAATTGTGTAAATATTGCAGGTAGTGCAGGTAAGTGCAGGTAAATATTGCAAATTGTGCAGGTAACCTGCACAAATTCCAATCAACAAGAAATAAAACATAGCTTATATTGAAAAGGTAAACATTTTGTCAGAACTgttatttgttttagaaacttgaAAAACAATGCCACATAGACTCTTATTTTAGTCTTATGGAAGCTACTAAAAGACATAATTACCCTTGAAGGAAAATCATCTGGAGGCATGGCCGGAGGCTGAAGTAATGGTCCAACAACAGTTCGATACACAGAACGTAATGCAGCAACTTTCCTGTTAACACTTAAACATCTAGATCTTGACTCTTCACTAAGATGTACACAGCTCACACATTTCTTTTGGTCATAATTGACTAGTATGAGTCTGCAAAATGAAATTTAGAAACAACTGAAGTGTCAAGTGTCAAGAGATAATTTTTTGTAAATTCAAGTAACCAATACCAAAATTAAATATCTGAAGAGATCTTTGTTACGACTAGGGCCCCCAAGGTGTTAGCAGTGACCTGAAAGACTATATACCTGACTAGGAAAAGAACTGAATGACCAATCTTATAGGAGAATTTCATTCTACTCAATGCCCAATTTTGTAGGGACAATTTTTATAGGAAGCATACAATTTCTGAATGAAAATTAATACTATATAGCTAacaaaaatctcagaaattacaaACAGCAAATGTATAATTAATCTTTAAAAACATTGGAGTAATAAACCAACTACAGTATTGAAAAATTACCCAATGATGGCATTATCAAGCTGGGATAGAAGGCTGGGTGAAATGTTCCATGGCAATAATGAGGTGAGGGCCTCCAAGACTTGATATGAAGGGGCCCAGAATGAGGAGGCAGCACGCATCATCTCCGACAACGTGGGTGTTGGACCACAGAGAGTTACCACCGATATATGACCTGTTAGTTGTACCACAAGCATCCTGAAAGGTACCTGAAAAATGTACTATATCAGAGGCATTAACTTTAACCATCATTTCTTTTTAATTCAATTTATTTATGTGTACCAAAACTTGACTATTGTAAGAATTAAAATGTTAAGGAGAAAATTACAGTGAAATGTTATAGCAAGCATCTAACGTCTGCATAAAAATAGTTTATTAGAATGCAATGAATGACAGAGGCAACTGAGCACAATATGGAACAAATCATTTCTTGTAAAGCTTAGTCACTAAAAGTCATTTAACTTAACAAAACAATCAGCTTAAAAGTGTTCCGAGTTACCCAAGAAATTTTTGTTCTATTAGATGGGAATTTTTTATTATGAAAATTTAAATACACACATATAGTACCTTaatcataaaataaaataaacataATATTTGAAATAAACTCTGGTTAACATTCCATTGGCAGTGCTGCTAATGGTCCGTTCTTGTCATCTTATATATTGGCCAATGTATCATTTATGTTGGTAAAAGGGTGCATGATCAGTCAAGTGACTGGCCCTTGGAATTAAGACCAGGGTAATAAACTTAATATCTGAATCAAACCTGAACCTAAGCTCTACAAAAGGCTGGGTGATTCAAATTCTTATCAAATAAGTAAAATTAAACTAACCCAAGATTTTGTGTGAGagtcaaattaaaaaaatatatctaTGCAGTCCACTGATCAaccacaaacaacaacaaaaattttCCCACAGCATGTATGCACGATCTTCAAATGTTTTCAACTCTATAGAAGTCTTCTCGTCAGCAATGACTTGTGCCGAGAATCGGGCGAGAGGATTCTGGAGGTCCACCCACATATCCAAACTAAACAAGCATACAAAGCAGTCACATAAAAAGAAGTAAATTGTCCACAAAGGGTTAAGATTATTCGTCAGGATTTTATTACTTTTCCTATAAAGTAGGTGAAATTTATGCTGCATAAGCAGTTTTGCCATTATTTGTTGACTTTAATAACTGCTCTCACTAACAGCACACTTTCAATACAATGTCAACCTGTAAAACAAAAGAGCTTTGTCGCGTGTTTGTTCTAGGTAAAATAAAGTACTTGACAAGTCTGACAGAAATAATAACAACTCACATTAGGACTTTTATTTGGGAGGTAGATGGGCAAGTCAcgtgcaacagtggatgcatttgaGGCAACCAGAAGAGGTAAGAGAACCAACTCAGCATGAGACAATGACCAGAAGTTGCGAGTACCACACAACACATGTCCCTGCATTATCACACACCCATATGTGGAGTCTGCTCCCTCAGCAAATTTTTCAAGTTCACTCTGTAGGACAAAGATAGAAAAACTGAATTAATAGTTCAACCTTTACAAATTTTCATATATAATGAAGTGCTGCTGCATGCCAAGTGTTCACACATGCTACATTcttgttttacaaactttttgagTTAAACACTTAAAATATATAAGTGTCATTGCACAAAGGACCACTTGGAAAGGGGCCTTTCATTATAAtcaacacaattttttttttttttaggaaatgTGCCCATATAACCATTTACAAATCTACATAAATGCAGGAGTTAAGTTGAGATTTAAAAAAGTTCACGAAATGTTAGGCATTTTAAAAATATACTTCTGCACTATCACAGTGATGAAAATCTTTACATAGAAGACCTCCATTTTCACCATACACAAATGTTTAATGTCAATCTGGAAAGATGTATACAAATACAAGCATTCTGTACTGTAAAATGGAAACAAATGTGCTGGACAAAACAATAAGATATGCTACCTATGGTTTGCATTAACAAAAGACTGTCATTATAAAAATGTGGCATATCAATCTTAATTTACAATTTCATATAAGCATCTTACCTGCAAATTATGTTGCTCTGAAGGTATAAGGCACTCTGCACAGCCCGTCAAGTGGGAAAAACCATGTTGGTCCTCGCAGCCCATTGCTCGTGACAGCAACTCATCCAGCAATGCATAGCATGGCTAAAACATGAAGAACATCACATTCTTACACTATTTACTCATAGAAAAATAAACTTGCACTTATATATCCATTGCAAACAATTACATTCTAGCACGTATCACGGAACATCTATTTGCATGTCCTACTTGTATTTAGGTTTCTCCGCGTAGTCCCTTTTGACTTTTCTAAATATACCGTACTACAAATCTTTCAATATTTTTCCATAGCTATTTACAAAGATTCGTTCATTTCAAAATTGTTTCATTATAAAATCATAAACAGTACATGTAATGCAATACCTTTCCCAATCCAaaatattcatagcagaaactccaATGTAACATAAGCAGGCTAACTTAACATTTGCAAGCATTAATTACTCTTTCCAAAAGTCCTGCTCCATGAACTCATGATTTTTATTTTTGGTAAGTATCAGAAATAATATCTAGGAAGGAAACTGGTTAATTTATCTACTGAAAGtattcctaataaaggaaagCCTTCACTCCCAGCAGAAATCATACCAAGACACTATTTAATGATCTCTATTTTGACCTATCATAATATTCTTTACCTTTCTACCATTCTCAGTTTCACAACAGCTACCAAATTTTTTTGCCATGTTAGTTTTTTATACAATACTATATACATAGAGAACTTGAGAGTATGAAGACAatcattaactaaaatatttggcATTTTTGTATGGATTCTTCTATTTTCAGTTTGAGTTAAAAATATACAGTGTATACCAAAATATATGTtttttcaggattattttttttaattaacttaCCCTGATGTCTCTCTTTAGTCTTTCAACATTTGTTGCTGAAGTCAGTGTGTCCAATCCAAGGAGAAGAACTAGGGAAGCAAACATCAAGTCTAATAGGGAGCCATCACAACTGTCTCCAATGGTCTCGCTTCCTCGAATTAAAACTAGTCGTATGCTGAAGAAAATAACTAAGTTACTGGTGGCTGTTAAAATATTCAGTATACTACAAAAAAATGTAAATACTGCAGAGCTaataattgagaaaatataaaaaacaaAATTCACTAATGCATATTGATAAAAATGTAGCATACCACAAAGAAATACATAAATTACAGgcagatagaccaagaaaatgagAAATGCTTTTCTATCtgactcatttgtgtttccaccTTTCACCCTTGTCCTTTTATCTTATTTTCCCTCAATTTGATAAGCCTTTCCTTGTCTACATTGTTTATTCCCTCAGTATTTCTGTATTTTTCATTCTGGTCCTTCTCTCCTCTGGAGTTGTCAGTTTGAATTCCCTTAATCTATTTCATATCTCAGGCTCCTTAGTTTGGGTATAATACTAGCCATGTTGcaagggaagggaattgtcaggaaagcaccaagctattatgactatatagcactaggaaagggtcaggataaggatttcgaatgggtcagggagggaaggaatgttgcccaaccacttggacggttatcttgagatgatttcggggcttagcgtccccgcggcccggtcctcaacccagTCTCTTTTTTGTTACATTCCCCCCCAGGgatcagcccatagcagctgtctaactcccaggtacctattttactgctaggtaacaggggcatcagggtgaaagaaacattttgcccatttgtctccgcctccaccggggatcgaacccggaacctcaggactatgaatccaaagtgctgtccacccagctgtcaggcgcccatgaatacggtcggggaatgaacgccgacctgtatgaagcgagactgttgctctaccgtccagcccaagtggtggaCTAGCCATGTTGCAAACCTCTAGTTATTTTCAACCTTTTTTCTGGACTTCATTATATGCAGAATAATTGCTATTGACATTATCTTATCAATATGTCTAGTtctgtcattctctcattctGATATCTATAATTATCTATAATTACCAATAGAAAATGGAcagaaccatttctgtcccgcccaggattcgaacccagaattctcgagTATGCGTCAGGAATGACtcgactgtactactgggacaccAACTAGTGGGGATCactttactagtggggatcactttactagtggggatcacttTACTAGTGGGGGATCactttactagtggggatcactttactagtggggatcagttactagtggggatcagttACTAGTGGGGATAATTACTAGTGATAACCCACTAAAAGGGCTCATGTGAAGCCACAACTAactcagaaatatatatatatcaaatttacTCTTTAATGAAAAATATTGTATACACATTATAAATAATATTAGTACTGTATTTTTTTTTACACTACAGTAAATGTTACTTATGGTGTTGACATAACTTACCTATCATGATATGTCTTCCATATGAGATTAGCATTTTGTGTCCTTGTAGTACAAAGCGTGACACCATGTGACTCGCCAAACACATGAATTCCATTTAGAGAACCAATTAAGGCATAAGCTGGCtgaaacaaaattaattatttaatagACTATTTAAAGTTATTTTAATATCTTAAATTTAGATAAGCAGATGTTGACATTAAAATTTATACCCTATTACTGTACCTCATATTCTACTTACACATTCTACTACTACTCTACATATTTTCACACTCAGAAATCTGAGGATTTAtaaattattaattgaattagattGGTCGATATATTTGTTATCATAAATTATTAAACTGACTAGCTGTGATTAAAATGCATTTCTCGTATTGTAACAAGCTCATTAAATCTGAACATACAGTACTCAGTATGCATCTAACCTTTGGGTTAGGTACATATATTTTGCCTCAAATTGCCATGATGTTGAGTCAAATTGCAGGAAACAATGCCCTCACACCACCCAAAAAATACCACAGGGTTCATCCCTTGTTATGAATTATCTTATAGAAGTGATTTTGAGATCTAATtcaaatttttttgtttgtttatatacctgtataAAGACAATCACCTCAGGTAAGTTTACCTCAGGTAAACTATGTTCATGGTatcttgtactgtactgtatctaTTGTGCAGTTCAATATGAATATTCAAATAATGCAGCACCCCATGTCCATGTACCTGTAACTATTGTATTCACAATCACTAGCCTCTGGTTACATTCTTTAGGTCTGCATAAACATAGTACAGAAGTCCACATAATTatccaaatccccccccccctcatgaaaCTTACAGTTGCATGTTGCATAGATGAAACTCAAACATTGTAACATACTGGAAAAATGTACCACTTCACATAAAACAGATGTTGTTGATTTGAGGATATTATCAACTAACATTATGCATCACTTCTGTGttatttcgttataaaattaccTTATTTCTGCATAAAATTAAGTTCTTTCATTCTTGCATTTATTACCAATATTGCCaaccaatattatatttaatttatgtTTTATTTACATAATTCTAAATGGCATGGTTGGTTATAAGTAGCTTTTGATAACTCATTGGACGTTCAGTACAGTTGGGTATGGTTTAATCATTCAGACAACAATTTGACAAAGCTTGTTTTGGTTTGTTAAAACCATATACTGTATATTGTCATACGCAGTGACAAGCCCTATTTGGATAACTACAAGAAACTGGAAGGTAGTTGGAAAAGTGACAGGCCATATTGTACATAAGACTTTAAAACCTACATAATGTAACCCAATGTAACCTAATTCAACCTAACTTAATATTACCCTCTCCTAGCTTAATGAtataacatatttatttatttatttatttatatacaagaaggtacattgggttcgtgaaaatacatagcatagtatttacaatcttgtaaagccactagtacgcgcagcgtttcgggcagaaacgctgcCCGATATTCAGTTTAACTATTAGGAAATCGGCTATATGCAAAACGGCCATTACAAATTTTAACCTTAGCCCCCCGCTAAATAAGGGGCAACTCGTTTTGACACCATTAAGGTATAATTATTaatacacacaccatcactagtggggtcctaccacactcaacaccaccaccacttgtcaGAACAAGTCCTGCCTAAAAACGTCCATCTAATATTAAACTTTCCCGCACTAACATTAAATGTAGCAGAAGGACTGACAACCACACCGACACTACACTTCAGCTGGAGATATAACTGAATAATAATCTCATGCAGCATCCATTCCACCTGTTGCACAgagtccctccctcccttcggGGCCTTTTCCACCGACCACAAACTTTGACTTTCCTAGTAATATACTGCGTATTTCCTTGTATTTCACGTGGAATAAACTCTTCAGAGATATACGTACAGGCTTGCCAGGGCCCGTGTGTCGCACGAACAGAGGTACTCCACTGGTAGCGAACAGCCCGACCACTGTACACGACGCCATGTTGTTTACCAGGCGGACACTGGTGCCACATCCCTGGTGCGGCGCACCTCACCTGGCGGCCACTGGTGCCACATCCCTGGTGCGGCGCACCTCACCTGGCGGCCACTGGTGCCACATCCCTGGTGCGGCGCACCTCACCTGGCGGCCACTGGTGCCACATCCCTGGTGCGGCGCACCTCACCTGGCGGCCACTGGTGCCACATCCCTGGTGCGGCGCACCTCACCTGGCGGCCACTGGTGCCACATCCCTGGTGCGGCGCACCTCACCTGGCGGCCACTGGTGCCACATCTCTGGTGCGGCGCACCTCACCTGGCGGCCACTGGTGCCACATCCCTGGTGCGGCGCACCTCACCTGGCGGCCACTGGTGCCACATCCCTGGTGCGGCGCACCTCACCTGGCGGACATTGGTGCCACATCCCCGCTGCAGCGCACCTCACCTGGCGGACACTGGTGCCACAACCCCGCTGCAACGCACCTCACCTGGCGGACACTGGTGCCACAACCCCGCTGCAGCGTACCTCACCTGGCGGACACTGGTGCCACAACCCCGCTGCAGCGCACCTCACCTGGCGGACACTGGTGCCACAACCCCGCTGCAGCGTACCTCACCTGGCGGACACTGGTGCCACAACCCCGCAGCGGCGCATCTCACCTGGCGGACATTGGTGCCACATCCCCGCTGCAGCGCACCTCACCTGGCGGACACTGGTGCCACAACCTCGCTGTAGCGCACCTCACCTTACGGGCAGTAGTGCCACAACTCAGCTTCGTCACACCTCACCTGGCGAACAGTGATGCCTCAGACATGTTGCGTTACACCTCGCCTAGCAGGCAGTAGTGTGCTTCATTTAACAAGTTATTGTCATCCGCACATTGATCGGGTATTACGTATAATACGCTATTTATAGTGTGTTATTTCGTAACTTTTGTAGCCAtgcagctgagagagagagagagagagagagagagagagagagagagagagagagagagagagagagagagagagagagagagagagagagagagagagacagacagacagacagacagacagacagacagacagacagacagacagacagacagacagacagacagacagacagacagacagacagacagagacagagagagtacaGACAGGTGAATGTGTATCACATGTCTGAATGCGTATCACCAACAGGTGAATGCGTATCAACACAATGAACATAGGTGCATTATTGTACTGCTCACATATGAACACGGGTGTGTTAATGCGGTATAGTGGTACAAGAAACAGTGTCTTTATGGTAATATGATGAGGAGGAAGGTGAAACTGAGGGGATCACTAATTACTCACAATACGTTTCACTCACAACTCCCTTATTCATTTAACCCTTATAATACGATCTGCATATGACAAAAGATGTGATAACTAAGAAGTTTTGATAAATAACAATGATAATACTCTCGTGCATCATTTCTTTAATGTATAATTTTGTTGTGTGTATGGTACTTGTGTAtatggtgatggtgtggaccgCAGTGGTGTGGTTGGCGCTGGGAATGAGTAATTTCGCCCTGGGAGTCATTAGGGCCCACCAGATGACTCTCCTGAATAAACGACACTGGTACTACATCTTCCTGCCCCAGCTGGAGCGGTTGAAGTCCCTGCCCCTTCTCGGGAGGTTCATTTGCCCCTTGGTGGTCTTCCCCAAGGAGCTGTCTGCCTGGGTGACCCGCATGCCGGTGCTCGGCTCCTTGGTCGCCTTCAACTACCGCGTAAGGCAGGTGTGTGACCTGTGGCTGCGTCTGGATGACGTTGAACTCTGCTCCTGGCACGTAGCCACCCTCGTGGCGGTCGGGATGGGCGTCTATGTCATCGCTCTCACCGCCTGGGCTCTCGTCCGGTCCTTATACGTTTCCTTCATCGcacacctggatgttagaaacaaTATCATCCTCTCCACGAGGGAACGTTGTTGACATCCTAGCCACCTctccaaccacttaggctggacggtagagcgacgctctcgcttcatgcaggtcggcgttcaatcaccgaccgtccaagtggttgggcatcattcctttcccctgtcccagctcaaatccttatcctgaccccctccaaCTCACCTTACCCTGAGTTGCTCAGGGACTGGTGTAGAGACTCGTGACTCTTGAAGCTCTCCCTCCGGAACGTGCTGGTAAGACTCGTGACTCTTGAAGCCCTCCCTCCCGGACGTGCTGTGACTCTtgaagccctccctccctccgggacGTGCTGTGACTCTTGAATCCCTCCTTCCGGGACGTGCTGTGACTCTTGAAGCCCTCCCTCCGGGACGTGCTGTGACTCTTGAAGCCCTCCCTCCGGGACGTGCTGGTGAAGAGCACGTTTGTTGAGTAAAAGTGCCCGgcctcttggacggtcggagactgaaacgccgacctgcatattaCAAACACTCAGGTCCGATAGGAGAGAAATTATTGACTCCCAACAGCCTGAAAGCACCAGAATAAACCAGGACCAGTTACGGTCCGAAACCTATGTTTATTGACAGCACaaaacggatctcccaatcctgaacaCTCTAGGtggaaactctgtgagcaggaactggggtaTGATCTCGTGCACTACATCActaaatgcccagttattagaccattcagacccgttggcatgaggtacctggatctTTGAaattactttattaactctcatgttcttgaggatatcctcatactgtacccaaaatttgacagtgcaaccttatttatttatttatatataattacattcttgtaaagccactagtacgcgcagcgtttcggacaggtcctttatctaattttttttttaaactagtaaaatttataaaaatgataacaggtacattgcaagaaaaaaatgagagaaatttgtaggtatattaaagcacataggtagctcagattgactgcagtcacagcttgaatggtagtttaacaaaaattaataggcacaatgCAGCATatagctagcacataaaagaactgCTACTGCTGAACATATCGCCCTTCATGACTAAGCATCCTGCGAGGGGACagtttagtatcactgctaccttcttcactctcgtgttcttagtgatatcctcataatgcactcaagagtttgccagtgcagacaactgatcacatgcctctgtatgactaactatcctgtgtgatgaacatttttagcatcacgtagctagtttttgaCATACTCTGTACACATCTTCATagtgtgcactccatactcaagTGGAAAGGAACTCTGctaggt
This DNA window, taken from Procambarus clarkii isolate CNS0578487 chromosome 40, FALCON_Pclarkii_2.0, whole genome shotgun sequence, encodes the following:
- the fy gene encoding protein fuzzy homolog isoform X2, with product MASCTVVGLFATSGVPLFVRHTGPGKPPAYALIGSLNGIHVFGESHGVTLCTTRTQNANLIWKTYHDSIRLVLIRGSETIGDSCDGSLLDLMFASLVLLLGLDTLTSATNVERLKRDIRPCYALLDELLSRAMGCEDQHGFSHLTGCAECLIPSEQHNLQSELEKFAEGADSTYGCVIMQGHVLCGTRNFWSLSHAELVLLPLLVASNASTVARDLPIYLPNKSPNVPFRMLVVQLTGHISVVTLCGPTPTLSEMMRAASSFWAPSYQVLEALTSLLPWNISPSLLSQLDNAIIGLILVNYDQKKCVSCVHLSEESRSRCLSVNRKVAALRSVYRTVVGPLLQPPAMPPDDFPSRLHPDHTPVEAYVSTDNYKVYVLQSSPYHLLVLFPPALPVHIARQVSIRTLAVFTKGKVPKI
- the fy gene encoding protein fuzzy homolog isoform X1: MWHQCPPGKQHGVVYSGRAVRYQWSTSVRATHGPWQASYALIGSLNGIHVFGESHGVTLCTTRTQNANLIWKTYHDSIRLVLIRGSETIGDSCDGSLLDLMFASLVLLLGLDTLTSATNVERLKRDIRPCYALLDELLSRAMGCEDQHGFSHLTGCAECLIPSEQHNLQSELEKFAEGADSTYGCVIMQGHVLCGTRNFWSLSHAELVLLPLLVASNASTVARDLPIYLPNKSPNVPFRMLVVQLTGHISVVTLCGPTPTLSEMMRAASSFWAPSYQVLEALTSLLPWNISPSLLSQLDNAIIGLILVNYDQKKCVSCVHLSEESRSRCLSVNRKVAALRSVYRTVVGPLLQPPAMPPDDFPSRLHPDHTPVEAYVSTDNYKVYVLQSSPYHLLVLFPPALPVHIARQVSIRTLAVFTKGKVPKI